In the Sorghum bicolor cultivar BTx623 chromosome 4, Sorghum_bicolor_NCBIv3, whole genome shotgun sequence genome, TATAGGTATTGACAAGCGACTTTTCCAACCCCCCAACCCCAAAAAAAGTGCATGTGTACAGTGTACGCCATATCGCTGACCTATACAGAGCAAATGTACAGTATGACGAAACAAGTAGTAATAAACCCTAGCGGGCATGCAGGTCTCCTGCACAGGCCATTGGTCATGCATGCAGTATAGGAGCAGTAGCAGAAGCTGCTGCATGCCACATTGCCACTTTTTCTGTGTTGTATGGTATGGTGTGGTGTGGTAGTATTTTTGGGCAAGCATATGGAAGCATGGACAGATGTTGTGGAAATTTGGCCACTTGCATTGGTGGACGGGTGGTACCTCCTACGGTCGGTCGCCTCCATCTTCATATGCGGACGTCCACGGTCCATTCGCTGTACCAGCACTTGCACTCATCTTGCCCTTTTTTTCCCATCCCAGAGCCCAAGGCGGTAGCAGAAAAGGGTAACTGGCACAGCTCGGCAGCAGGAAGCAGTCAAGCAGAGACAGACAGAAAAAAGATGGAGGTTGGCCAGCAAAGCCAAAGCACCAGAGacgactaggccttgtttagttcacctcaaaagcaaaaagttttcaagattctccatcacatcgaattttgcggcacatgcatgaagcattaaatatagacgaaagcaaaaactaattacacagtttagctggaaatcgcgagacaaatcttttgatcctagttagtccataattggataatatttgttacaaacaaacgaaagtgctacagtatcgaaatccgaaatcttttcggaactaaacaagaccagtgcatgcatgcagctgCTAAACATGCATGGCTATGGCTTGCTAAAAAGCATGCTCTGCTTCGGCTCCTTTGAGCTGATGAGCCGACAGCCGGAAAAAGATCGAGAGCGAAAATGTAATGGCAGGCAGCTCTCTAcacctagggccttgtttagtttcgaaaagtaaagttttcggtactgtagcactttcgtttgtttgtgacaaatattatccaatcatggactaactaggatcaaaagatttgtctcgtgatttatagctaaactaattagtttttgttttcgtttatatttaaagtttcatgcatgtgccacgagattcgatgtgacggagaatcttaaaaactttttggtttttagggtgaactaaacaaggcctaggtgtaGCTAGCTAGTAGGAGTTAGTTAGGTCCTAGCCCATACTGTGTAGGAGGTGGAGTACATTCTATAACATTGAGCTAGATTCAAACCGATCGTTATAAGACTCATCAGATGCTGGAATGCATAAcgtaattgaattgattccataGTTACTCACATTATTATCTCTAGCTAGTGGCTCATTTAGAAGTTcactctatttttttttcttaatttcatttttttgtttttttttctttatagtTTTCTCAAGAGTCGAGACATTGGTGAACCTACCTAGCCAACAACATCATCAGGGTCAACTTCGGTGCAGTTTGAATTCCATAGGATTGTAAGAATCCAGATAAAAAGAACCATAACAGTTTTATTAGATTTTATGATTATAAGAAACTATATGAGTTAAAATCCCTCTAGACCATTTGGATGATATACTAGGATTCTAGAATCTTTTTTTATCTGGATTCTCACGATCATGGGATTCAAACGGGGTCTCTCCATTACATTACACAATATAAATTTTCTTGAGATTTAACATTTCGctaaaagattaacagattttaTCGGGGTCGACAGACAACGATAAACCACCTTGATCCACCCCGGCCTGTCTCTCAATTCAGAAGATGATCTACCATACATCAATAACTAATTCTCTCAACATAACATTGTTTAATTTAGTTTCGTCAGGCAATCCAAATGAATACGAGCCTTTAATTTCAAGTCCCAGACATGCCCTCATTTCATTCTTGTTTTCTTATTATATATGGCCATGTCTTTTGATTGAATAGGGCAAAGTCTCGTGCTACCATATTGGCCATGCATGCTACACATCTTATATTAATTCGTTTTGGcactatatataatataataacaTATATATAGCGACAACAATCGAACCGCCGCCATGCATATCATCAGCTTATCTTGATATTTTCCGTATAGTTGAGATCTGTTGTAGTGTTACTAGCCAACTAGCTCCAAATATCTATTCTGCTAGATGGTACATATATCGTCCAAGAGTACATACACGTACGTGGTACATGTTCTCGACATATATGTGTGGATAAGTACGCATGCCTACATAGTACAAACTCTCTCTAGATGCATGAGAGTGTTCTTATCATACATTTTAACCCTAGAGCCCTCTAAGTTGCACCTAAATTTGATTTTTTAACTCTAAACTGTATATGTTCACTAGCTATCGAGTGCCCTGCAACTATTAAAATTGGATAAAAAATGTAGGCGTCAAAAATAAGATTGAAAATGTgtactttattattattatttacttCAGTGCCCTCAGATATGTACTCTCTCTCCGTCACTAAATAATTGTCATCGTTGATGTGCGTACCATAAATTTAACTTAATTTATAATAAATATGCACGACATGTGTATCTctgaataaatttattaaaaatagattcaaagatctttccaataatactaattacatatcataaatattaatattttttaatatatatttagtctcATTTGTTTAATTTCTCATGAAGCGCAAACAATAGATATTTAAGGATAGATATTTATtaaggacagagggagtattagGCATTGAAATGGCTTTCGATATTAATCCCTCCCAACTTTTAAACATATGACGTCTACGACGACATGCTATGTAAGTGTAAAATGAATTGCTTAGGTCTAAGATGTTCTTATCTTTCTACACTTTGTTGGAGTACACATTGTATATAGTACTCTAACAAAAGTGTAGAAAGATGGAGAGATGGTAAAACACCCCTACTGACTatttcctgtcctataaataaatcaacgaaatgatttttttttcgtTAAAAAACAAATACACGATGTTTCTATTCTTATCCGTTCAAATTTCGTGATGGTCAGCCCTTCGAGAAGACGCATGTTGGCACATACACGTCGACATTACAAAGCAAATAAAGGAGAGGCATAAAATTAAACAAGCCTAGGCTAGTACGACCGTGTGCACCATAACCAGACAAAAAATCTCTCAAAATAGCTGGCCACAAATGCAACACACATCTGTTAAATAAAACACAGACACAGAGCAGCTAGCTAGCGGTTGTAGACACTTGGTGGATGAGCCTATCTGCTGGACTGCTATCTGAATGCCTTTGAAAGCCTTCTGGCTGCTGGCTACATGCAGCTGATTGGCTGCTACATCCTGACCATTCAGGATGTAAAAGGACTAGTACTCCCATGGTGTTGTGTGTTGGAATATTGGTGGCAACAGCTGAACAGAGATATTTATCTTCAGCCGCATATATAAATATCTCAAAAGGCAACTAAGAACATATATAAGATTACTAAATTACTAAATGTTATTGTGTAGGAGCTTACTATTACTACATCAAACACATattacctatatatatatatatatataatgtctggtctttttttagaaaatagaaaaATTCCGGCCTCTGCGAAAGTGCCTCTATATCAGGCATTTATATTTAACCGTAAAAACTTTTGGGTTAATATAGtgtatatatgttgatgatttcACAATATCCCAGTGattatgtatgtatataatTAAATAACTTCCTCAAAAAATTCAGTCACCAACCACGCAAAAAGACACTTTTGGTGCAAAAATAAAATATCTTATTGAAAGATCCTGACTGGCCTACCATATGGGCAGAGGAAAACCTCATCCTAAACAAAGAGCCAAGATTAATTTGGTTGGCTAGAAACGGCTCAATTGGCCCCTCTCCTCTATCATTAGTGGTTGAACCCAGGGGACACAACGTATGGGGCATCACAACCACACATCCTAATTCGCAAATAAAAGGCAAGTCCAAAAGCAAGAAGAGTTTGATGCTACGCGCATACGGAGAAAACTCTGTTCACGCCGCTGCTGTCGCTGACAGGAAATAGCACCGGACGAAACTCCTGACTCTCGCTCACTGACACAAAACACAACACCAGCTACCAGTTGCAGCACGTGGCCCGTTCGCAGTCGAATGTTGTGACACAAACTTTTGATATGCGAAACTTATCCTGACTCATTAAGGGGTCCCAAATCTTGTAGCACAATCCCAAATTATGTGCATGATGATGAAATGGCGCacaagggggagagagagagagagactttGTGGGGTGTGCGTAGCACTGTTCCTCTTGGTACTGGACCAATCACCATCAGCCATGCACACACGCTAGCTTCCAAGATCCTCAGGGCCCCGCGCTTAGCTTCACGTGAAAAGGTAGCCGAGCCGATAAAAGAGCGCGCCACGTAGGCCAGAGAATCCAGCGCGGCCAATGGGAGCACGCCATGTCAGCAGATAAGGGAAAATCATAGGACCTTTTCCGTTGGGGTGGATGGGATGGGCAATCAGGCTTAAAGCCGTCCTAGCTCGGATGTTTACTAAAATGCCCCtgcagtttgcttttgttggtTACAACTCCACACGAAATGCATATTGTTTTTATGTATGTAGGTAGGACATATGTGAACAAATGTTTTGAGTACCACAAACTCACAATGAATAATATTGTTCCAAAAAACTGACTCACAATAAATTTGTTctaaaaaatattcatatatatatacacacacaaacacacacacacaactgaAATGATGTGTGAGGGCAGTGAAATTCACACTACTTTCTGCTTgacttttttttctaaaaaatcttTTATTGCAGACTCTGTAAGAGTTCTGCACTCTCAATCATTCATTATTATAAAGTTCTAGCCTCCGGTTGATGAAGAGAATCTTTCAGAAGGCATAAAAGCAGAGAGACCAAATAAGACTAATAACAAACTAAGCACCAAACCTATTCAAAGGTAGCCACCCATTTTTGAAGAAAATCTCCATTGTCATAGTCTCCATCACTTTGCTCGATTCGTTTGTTGTTTGTTACAATCTTTGAAATATTGCATGGTTAAAAACATTAAGATTCACTAAGTAGAATTGTAGAAACTAACGATATCTATTattcaatatatattttttgacaATGTACAAGTACTTTTGGTCAGAAATCTATTACCATTTTTCAGTGACAACTAACCAACTTCTATAAAATACAAGTGTATAACTATGTCCTCCTCGATGAGCAAGTACTTTTAAAAAGGGACACATGATATTTTTAAAAGAAATATGGCGTGCATTTCTTGATAAATGGAAATATGATTTAGACACCCCTCGTATTTCTTCGATGCCCTCGTATAAGAATCTATAAACGACGGATACTATCAGAATCTGGAATCTCATTTCTCCACCTACATTTAGCGATATATCGACCGCACTTGGTTGGACCCCATATTGTTCTTGAATTTGTCCTCTAACCAAAATAGAAAAGGCGGCAGAAATAAAAACCCATATGTACTTCATTCAGGCTAGCAGCAAGCAGTGCTGAATCTATCAATGCAATCGACCAAAAGCATGTGTATACACTTCACAGGAAATGCCAACAGGCTAGTTTAAACAAATGCAGTGTACTAATATATTTATGCCAGCCCACTGTAGAAGTATcacaacaaaaataaaatacGATTATTACTATGGGATGCCGAATTACATTAGTAGTATATTTAACATCTGCACACAGACATGGAGGTAGCATGCATCAGGACAAGGGTGGTACTTGACATTTCATCACCAAGAAGAAAACATAtgggaggaaagcttcaaagaTTTGCTTTTCATACAGCACAAGAGGCATGAAGACAGGACAAGCTGTATTAGTCCAAAAGAGAATGCCATTAAGTAATGCTTATTCCCATGTTTCATTGGCCACTGCCGTCTCTAACTAGAAGAAATGTTATTGACCCCTAGCATGGTTACAAAGAGACAACCAAGAAACAAAATGCCAATTAAAGCTTTAGAAAGCTTGGTGCACAAATGACTTAATTTTAATTATTTTGTTTCTAATGACGTGAAACCATTACGAGATCAGAACGTTTAGAAGAGTAAAAATGATTCCAGCAACTCCTAACAAATTGTCAGATTATCGCTTACAGTTTTCACCAGCTGTGATCATCTCtcattgtatatatatacttctttttttttgtctccTTTTCCACCACACATTGCCATCTATTTTGTTCAACCAAAGGTGTACTAGCAATTATGAGAATCACACATATggttcttgctactaccagcTACCTTACTTTGTGAGACAGACTCGCAGTAGTTGGCAGGCATAGAAATACAAATACCTTTAGTCATCCAGTGAGGTTCTTCCAAACAAAAAGAGGGAGTGAGGATGGTGAATTTTGGGAGGTAGGGCAAATCGGTCTCATTTAGCCATTTGCAAATCTCAGATATGAtgacccaagcaaagcaatcccaACACATGTACAACCTATAAAGGATGAATAAAGAGCACATATGACTTAGAGGAGAGGGAAGGGGTGCCCAAAACGCCGTGTGGGCCCTGCTAATGGCACGGGTCCCACAGGCAGCAGGGGAGAAAGGGACCTGATGAGAGGGTGGCTTGTCTCATCCTCTGGCCTCCAATCCCCAAGCCCTCTAAAACCCCACCCTGTACCCCCTTCTCTTGAACCCTTTCTTCCTCCTCCCCCAACCATCTCCAATTCCCCATActcctctctgtctctctctctctctctctctcaacaatctctctctctctctcatcctcCAAAGGATCCAAGAAGTACCATTGCTGCTCTCCCCATTCGTCCTCAATCCCAACACAGCTTCTCAACTCAGCTCAGGGAATTCCcctgcttttttttttaattcttgTGCTCTTGGCTGCTTCTTCACTCTGCTTCTCCTCCTCTTCTTGCCACAGAGGAGGAGTGCATGTGCAGCAGCTGCAAAGacatttactttttttttcaccTCATCTTCTTCCAAGGTGTTGTTGGTGCCCCTTGGGTTCTTGAATTTTTTGGGGGAGCTTGATCGATTAGGTTCAGCCATTTCTTGCCCCAGTGTTCTTGGATTCATGGTTGTGGAATTAATCCAAGAATAGCTGGAGCTGCTCATTTTCCCTTCCGACAAGACGAGGACGAAGACGAAGGCGATCGTTTGAGAGAACGGTAGCCGTTGCTGTTGAGGCGGTGCAATGTCGTCTTCCTGCATACCAACCGGCCTGCGGCTGGACCTGGACATGGTGAAGGCGGCGGCGTCGCCGGGCGCGCACTCGTCGCCGCTGCGGCCGGTGCactcgtcgccgtcgtcgacgCTGTCGGAGGCGTCCAACGCCTCGTCGTCGGCGACGTCGGTGTCGCTGAAACGGGCGCGCGCGCCGCGGAAGCGGCCGAACCAGGCGTACAACGAGGCCGCCGCGCTGCTCGCGTCCATCCACccctccgtcttccccgtcaaGAAGAGCCCCAAGACGGGGCCGCCGCGCCCGCCGTCGCGGCAGCTCTCCGGGCTCGCGGCGGCGTTCGACGCCTCCTCCGACCTCCTCCCGCCGCTCCCCGTCCTCGCGGACTCCGCATTCCTGCTCCGGGACATGcccgcgccgtcgccgtcgccgcagcCGCAGAGCCCGTCTGGCGCCAAGaactgctcgtcgccggccccCGTGAGCAGCGCGTTCCGGGACTTCCGTGACCCGGCGCCGTCGCCGGCGAGCCCCGACACGGTCGACGTCGACGAGCTTGGCGAGATCGACTTCGACGACGACGGCTTCGACGCCGAATCCATTCTCGACGTCGACGAGGCCGCTGCCGGCGCCGCGGCCGAGGGCCTCGACGGCATCATGGGTAGCCTCACCGTCGAGAGCAACAACACCGCCACCACGTCCGATGACTCCATCCTGTCCAGCTCCGGCATACACCCTTACCTCAGGAGCCTCATGGTGGTCGGCCTCGCCGGCAGGTTCGAGCTCGGACTCGGCTTCCGGCACGGCGCTCGGCCCAACCTCAACCGCGCACTGAAACGGCGGGACGACGACGGCGCCTGGTGGATGTGGCCTGCAGTGCCGGTAAAGGACTTAACGATTGCACCACCGACACCGCCAGCACCGCCGGCGTCGAACGCCGCAATGCCacaggccgccgccgcgccagagaagaagaaaagcaagaagaagaaggtggtgaaggtggagaagatcatggCGAAGGGAAAGGAGGAGCTTCCCAACGCGAAATGCAAGGAGGAGGAAGCTGACGCCTCTGTCGATGCCGCTAATGGCGACGGTGACGCTGACAGTGCGCCGACGAAGGCGCCAAAGACCGGGTTGGGGCTGAAGCTGGACGCCGACGAGGTGCTCAAGGCGTGGTCCGACAAAGGGTCCATGTTTGCCGAGGGCAGCGGGCCGGAGTCGCCGACGTCGGCCGCCGAAGTGCGGGTAAGTAATAATTCTGTACCGTCTGCATATATGACGCATCTTCAGTGTTTCTTTcatttaaaattttgaaattctaAATATATTTAGATGCATAGTAGTAAAAAAACTATATGTCTAGAAATGCCAAAACAATCTACAgtttgggacagagggagtaagaAAGTTCGTTTCAAATTGAGTACATGAATTACAAGAGAAAAAGAAATGGAATTGTGAATTGCATCCTTCAAGCATGTAAACCATATTAGGAGTCTCTAGAGAAACTGTTTATCTAAATGGATGGTCCCTCACACAAAGTACTGTGCAGTATAGTACTGCACTGCTACATAAGTGAGGACACGTCTTTTTCACAACATCAGCAGTACTGCAGTAACCCCATAGAAAAAATATTGAGTTTTTGTTTATCAGGGGAGAAAATACAGAAATAGTGAGCCTTAGAGTCTTAGGTCAGCAAGCACGATTTTCAAATTTCGATGAACTACTTTCTGCTCTTTAAGTTCAACAATGTTAGAGCCTTAGAGAATGGATTAATCCAATTCAGCCATTCAATTGGTTATATATATAGCTCGTTAAACTCAATTATTCAACAGTGattatcaaaaaaaaatcaacagtGGACCACAGACAATAGAGCCTGGAGATCTGGTACCAAGCAAACAGGTCTGTCCTCTTGCAAAGGGTCATTTTGGGCTCAATTTTGATGCCCCTTAGGCCAATGATAGATCAACTGCAACAAACTCTAGGCCCAACTCAGTTGGCTGTTCTGCAATTTGCTCAGGCACATGCCAATATTTGGACCTGTCAtattatcatatatatatatgacaaaaCCATAATTACAGATATGTCCAGCCAGCCTTTTATAGTATGGGCATACCAAGCATGTGGTTTCCATTAGAGACAtttcaatgatgatgatgatgcaaaAACAACCTGCATGTACCTTCTGAATATATTTCCAAGCTTTCTGAAGTTCTGAACTCAGGAATGGGAGGTCTCTTATACAGTCTTACTGATGATCATTACATTGACCCTTGTTGCAGGCTAAGCTTGCAGACATCGACCTGTTTCCAGAGAATGGAGCTGGTGGTGGCATCAGGGAAGCCAGTGTGCTGCGGTACAAGGAGAAGAGGCGCACCCGGCTCTTCTCCAAGAAGATCCGGTACCAAGTGCGCAAGGTGAATGCCGACTGCCGGCCTCGGATGAAGGCAAGCACTTGAACTGATTAGAAAGCATAAAAGATCTGTTCGTAAGGCAAAAACTCACTGTCCAATCACACAGAAAAAATACCATGTTTTCAGCCTCTGATGATGCAGTTCATCATAGCAAAGCTTCTGAAGTCCTGACATGTTCTGTGTTCTGTTCTGCTGTGGTTCTTGCAGGGAAGGTTTGTTAGGAGCCCATCTCTTCTTCAGCAAGCCCTGGAGGAAGAGAGCTAGCTAGACAGACAGTGATCTTTGCTggccttttctcttttttttttatcagaACCTTTTTGGCCTTTTAGTTCATCATTAGCTAAGAGATGCGAGTGAGAAATTTACCCCGTTTTGTTTTTCTCGGAGTTTTTGCtctggagaggagaggagaggatagGATGCCATAGATCGGATTGTCATGTCATGGTGGTCAAATAGTTTGTCTCAGGTTTACAATGTCAGGTAAAGGAAGGAAATAAAGTGATGTTAGAAGAATATACAGTCATATAGCAAGCAGCTCAGATGATGGGTTTTGTTTTTGCTTTGCTTTTACTGCTCCAAAATTACCGACTGAATATCAGATTGCTCTGAAACATCCATTGCTAAGAAAAAACGACTAGAAATCAGCATATTATGGTGTAACAAGTAGCAGTTGACAGCATCTGCTGTTCATGCATTACGCTTGTCACTGCTTTGGAGATGTAAATAAATTATTTGCAGGCATCCAACTACACGAAACATCAAACATGTATACTGCAGTCATTACCAAAATAGACTAgcaaatgaaaaagaaaagaaaacactaCAGATCTCCTTGAAACTTCACCATCACCTGAAAAATGCTGCGATTTCACAAGGCCCCATCAGGTAATAAGAATTACAAACAGTAAATAAAGCATAAAAAATAAACAGTAAATAAAACAACACGTGGCTTGGTGAAGCTGAGGTTCAAGATATCAGATATTTCAGATGGTATCTTTTTTTACTTGCAGTGCATCAGACAAAAGAGCGAAATGATTTGGCAGAGGCACAAACCTGCTTAGCTCAGTTATCCAGACATCTAGGCAAAACTCCAACCAACGGCATGGACAGCGCAGATGAAATTGGTCAGATGGCAATTGGTTGATCCTCCACAGCCTCCTTATGCTACAGGGAAGGAGCAGCCACGCCTGCATATGCATGCTGCTGCTCTGCAGAGCTGATCAACCGGTCGGAAATGGTACAGAGAGTTGATGGCTCAGTTTGTGCATTCAGCATAAATGCGCTGTAGTTCATGACGTTTTTTTACAAATGTATGATAAATCGCCTGGAGAAAACAGAGTTTAACAAAAGAACAGGTAGGGAAGCATCCGAAATTAACATGTATGGGATTTTACTACAACAGAGCTTCATGATTTATGAACTCATACAACATCACAACAGTCGACAGATATATAGTACATACAACAAGTAATGGTCCATAGTGATGACATCTATCCATACGCCGCTCTTATTGGGCGCATATTTACACAAGCGGAAGTATCCAAGCAGACATTAAGGGTACTACAACAGCTAGGGGCCGCAATTGGTTCCAAGCAGACATTAAGGGTACTACAACAGCTAGGCGCCATAATCGGCTAATCGCAGTAGACTTTTATCAAAGAGAAAAAGCAAAGTTGAGAGCCTGCCGATGTCCTGGGGCAGTGGTATCTCATGACATGCTTATTGCGGTGACAACTTCAGGGTGGTAGTGGAGCATCTCCTGCCACATCATTTCCCGAATCATCTCTGAGCtgatattttcatctatatcgaGATCGATGGGCACTTGGGCTGGGGGATTTGCACTTGGGTCATACAGAGGAGACATGTAAGGGTGCTCAAGAGCCTCGGTGACACTAATCCTTTTGGTGGGGTCGAAGATGAGCATCTTCTGCAATAGATCAATGGCAAGAGGGTGCGCATGTGGGTACATACTTGCGAGAGCAACACCAGGAGTGTAGGGGAGGGACTTAATGTATCTCCGAGCTTTTGGGTTGTCGATGAACTCTAGGTCAGCCTCACTCATGGTGCCGAGAACGTTCACTATGAGCTTGAGCTGATTTAGGCATTCAGTTCCTGGAAATATTGGCTTGCGGCCAAGGAGCTCAGCAAAGATGCACCCAACAGACCAAACGTCTATGGATGTGCCATAGTTGTCACAGCAGAGGAGCAGCTCAGGAGCTCTGTACCAGCGGGTGACGACATATTCAGTCATAAACTGGCCTTTACTACTGTTTGTACGTGCAAGACCAAAATCACATATCTTCAGATCACAGTTTGCATTCACCAGCAGATTTCCAGGTTTTAGGTCTCTGTGGAGTATTTCTGCTGAATGGAGATATTTCAGTCCTCGGAGCAACTacaatgaaaaaaaaagaacagtgCATCAGATTATTAGCGGTAAAGTAGATAGCAAATATCTAGATGAAATGACAAAACAAAAATACAAAGGTTCTCGAAATAAAAATGAAGTTGGACTGCTGAAGGGTAGGTTGAACAAGAAATTCATCAACCTGCTCCTTACTTCATGTAGAGGATAAGCTCTGCTTTTCATAGTTTCATCCAGAAATTCCTATGCAAAACTACTTATTAACTACTGGATAAATTCTTAAGCCCTATGCAGAACTACTATTAGCTATTGGATGGACTCTTTGTAAATATGCAAGCTGGCTGAAAGAACTGCTAGCTTTACCAGATGATCCCATTTTTCAATAAAAGCTGTTGTTTTATTTGGAACAGGAAGTCTGATCAAACAAGGTGCAAGTTGTCTTACTCAAATATCATTTGGAGTGGGAGATCTGGCTCGAGCAAGTCAGTAAAATAAGCTGTAATATGTAAACATCTAAAGGGAGGGTGTTAGGCTGCATAAAGCATGTGGGCAATAATGTATAATTGTATATTTGATAAGTCAATGAGAGAATGACTGAGAGTTGTTTGCATGTGACAACATAAGCAGATCAAATCAAACTTGAGAAATTCAAAACTTGTCAAAGAGGAAACATGGTGACAGCTATTAACATCTGCAGCATGCTCAACTGCTTGCTGATTTGGACTTGCATAAGAAAAAAGATGATGCATATCAGATTTGGATAATTCTATGGACTAAATATAACCCAAAAGGTAGAATTTTTCTTTTAAGcccaaaagaaatacaaaggtTTAAATAGTTTCACAACATTAGATTCGAAGTTTGTCTATATATTTGCAGAGTAATCTGAGTTTCAAAAGGGAAGATAACTGGTCAATTAATTAAGTGCAAGGATTTGTAAAACCAAGGAGATTATGTGCTTTTAAATGCAATCATTTCATATTGCCTTTTGTGAATATTCTTTGTGAAAAAGTATTGCTATACAATTTTTTTGTGAAAACAATTTATGAAAAAAGATGTTCAGAAGAGACCAATGCAACAGGACCTAGGTTGATTTTGATATTATGACTAAATTGACACCCAGGATGGATCATAAGTCCAATAAAAATCAACTTCAAATTAGTACCAATGCTAATAACACTCCTCTGCTGCAGTGGAGGTACAGTGTGGCAGTGCACACCACGTAATGACACTTATTTAGGTACTCCctttgttccaaattataagacattttggcttttctagatacattgctttgactatgta is a window encoding:
- the LOC8074627 gene encoding protein CHLOROPLAST IMPORT APPARATUS 2 isoform X1 — translated: MSSSCIPTGLRLDLDMVKAAASPGAHSSPLRPVHSSPSSTLSEASNASSSATSVSLKRARAPRKRPNQAYNEAAALLASIHPSVFPVKKSPKTGPPRPPSRQLSGLAAAFDASSDLLPPLPVLADSAFLLRDMPAPSPSPQPQSPSGAKNCSSPAPVSSAFRDFRDPAPSPASPDTVDVDELGEIDFDDDGFDAESILDVDEAAAGAAAEGLDGIMGSLTVESNNTATTSDDSILSSSGIHPYLRSLMVVGLAGRFELGLGFRHGARPNLNRALKRRDDDGAWWMWPAVPVKDLTIAPPTPPAPPASNAAMPQAAAAPEKKKSKKKKVVKVEKIMAKGKEELPNAKCKEEEADASVDAANGDGDADSAPTKAPKTGLGLKLDADEVLKAWSDKGSMFAEGSGPESPTSAAEVRAKLADIDLFPENGAGGGIREASVLRYKEKRRTRLFSKKIRYQVRKVNADCRPRMKGRFVRSPSLLQQALEEES
- the LOC8074627 gene encoding protein CHLOROPLAST IMPORT APPARATUS 2 isoform X2; this encodes MSSSCIPTGLRLDLDMVKAAASPGAHSSPLRPVHSSPSSTLSEASNASSSATSVSLKRARAPRKRPNQAYNEAAALLASIHPSVFPVKKSPKTGPPRPPSRQLSGLAAAFDASSDLLPPLPVLADSAFLLRDMPAPSPSPQPQSPSGAKNCSSPAPVSSAFRDFRDPAPSPASPDTVDVDELGEIDFDDDGFDAESILDVDEAAAGAAAEGLDGIMGSLTVESNNTATTSDDSILSSSGIHPYLRSLMVVGLAGRFELGLGFRHGARPNLNRALKRRDDDGAWWMWPAVPVKDLTIAPPTPPAPPASNAAMPQAAAAPEKKKSKKKKVVKVEKIMAKGKEELPNAKCKEEEADASVDAANGDGDADSAPTKAPKTGLGLKLDADEVLKAWSDKGSMFAEGSGPESPTSAAEVRAKLADIDLFPENGAGGGIREASVLRYKEKRRTRLFSKKIRYQVRKVNADCRPRMKAST
- the LOC8074628 gene encoding mitogen-activated protein kinase 3, translating into MAMMVDPPNGIGSKGKHYYTMWQTLFEIDTKYVPIKPIGRGAYGIVCSSINRETNEKVAIKKIHNVFDNRVDALRTLRELKLLRHLRHENVIALKDIMMPIHRRSFKDVYLVYELMDTDLHQIIKSPQGLSNDHCQYFLFQLLRGLKYLHSAEILHRDLKPGNLLVNANCDLKICDFGLARTNSSKGQFMTEYVVTRWYRAPELLLCCDNYGTSIDVWSVGCIFAELLGRKPIFPGTECLNQLKLIVNVLGTMSEADLEFIDNPKARRYIKSLPYTPGVALASMYPHAHPLAIDLLQKMLIFDPTKRISVTEALEHPYMSPLYDPSANPPAQVPIDLDIDENISSEMIREMMWQEMLHYHPEVVTAISMS